One window of the Thermasporomyces composti genome contains the following:
- a CDS encoding response regulator transcription factor: MIRVLLADDQHLIREAIASLLGLEPDLEVVAQVGRGDEVVAAVHVHRPDVIVLDIEMPGMDGLRVAESLPGQAIVILTSFGRPGYLRRALAAGVRGFISKDAPASELAAAIRKVHAGGRYLDPELAASAMVAGENPLTERERDVLRLAADGATTGRIARELHLAEGTVRNYLSSAMTKLGASSRLAAIQIARDMGWV; this comes from the coding sequence ATGATCCGGGTTCTGCTCGCCGACGACCAGCACCTCATCCGCGAGGCGATCGCCTCGCTCCTCGGCTTGGAACCGGACCTGGAGGTGGTCGCCCAGGTGGGACGCGGCGACGAGGTGGTCGCGGCCGTGCACGTCCACCGACCGGACGTGATCGTCCTCGACATCGAGATGCCAGGGATGGACGGCCTCCGGGTGGCCGAGTCCCTTCCCGGCCAGGCGATCGTCATCCTGACCAGCTTCGGCCGCCCCGGCTATCTGCGTCGAGCGCTGGCGGCCGGGGTGCGCGGCTTCATCTCCAAGGACGCACCGGCCAGCGAGCTGGCGGCCGCGATCCGGAAGGTCCACGCCGGCGGGCGCTACCTCGATCCGGAGCTTGCCGCCTCCGCCATGGTCGCCGGCGAGAACCCGCTGACCGAGCGGGAGCGGGACGTCCTCCGCCTCGCCGCCGACGGCGCGACCACGGGCCGCATCGCCCGCGAGCTGCACCTGGCGGAAGGCACCGTCCGCAACTACCTGTCGAGCGCGATGACCAAGCTCGGGGCGAGCAGCCGGCTCGCCGCCATCCAGATCGCGCGCGACATGGGTTGGGTCTGA
- a CDS encoding ArsA-related P-loop ATPase, producing MTRRESDWEGVRLHVVTGKGGTGKTTVAAALALALAASGQTVLVCEVEGRQGLARLFDVPALPYEETRLARVPDDGHVAGEVYGLAIDPEAALAEYLEMYYRLGRAVRALHKVGAIEFATTIAPGVRDVLLTGKVYEAVRRREKPRRDRRVYDAVVMDAPPTGRIARFLNVNAGVVDLARVGPIRRQAESIMMLMRSPQTAVHLVTLLEEMPVQETADGIAELREARIPVGGVVINMASRSPLDKATLRAAARGGLDRAEFEAALTHTGLPSDDRTINGLLTDAREHATRVALEDRLRKRIADMGRRTYELPRLPHGVDVGGLFELARELNDQGMA from the coding sequence GTGACGCGGCGCGAGAGCGACTGGGAGGGTGTCCGCCTCCACGTCGTGACAGGCAAGGGCGGCACCGGCAAGACGACGGTCGCCGCCGCGCTCGCCCTCGCGCTCGCCGCCAGTGGTCAGACCGTGCTGGTGTGCGAGGTGGAGGGACGCCAAGGCCTGGCCCGACTGTTCGACGTCCCCGCCCTGCCGTACGAGGAGACGCGGCTCGCCCGCGTGCCCGACGACGGCCACGTCGCGGGTGAGGTCTACGGCCTGGCCATCGACCCCGAGGCGGCACTCGCCGAGTACCTCGAGATGTACTACCGACTCGGCCGGGCGGTGCGCGCCCTTCACAAGGTGGGCGCCATCGAGTTCGCGACGACCATCGCGCCCGGTGTCCGAGACGTCCTGTTGACCGGGAAGGTCTACGAGGCCGTCCGACGCAGGGAGAAGCCGCGCCGGGACCGCCGCGTCTACGACGCCGTGGTCATGGACGCGCCACCCACCGGGCGCATCGCGCGCTTCCTCAACGTCAACGCCGGCGTGGTCGACCTCGCCCGGGTCGGACCCATCCGCCGGCAGGCCGAGTCGATCATGATGCTCATGCGATCGCCGCAGACGGCGGTCCACCTGGTCACCCTGCTGGAGGAGATGCCCGTCCAGGAGACCGCCGACGGCATCGCCGAGCTTCGCGAGGCCCGTATCCCCGTGGGCGGCGTCGTGATCAACATGGCGTCCCGGAGCCCCCTGGACAAGGCGACGTTGCGAGCCGCCGCACGCGGAGGCCTGGACCGGGCGGAGTTCGAGGCGGCGCTGACCCACACCGGGCTCCCCTCCGACGACCGGACGATCAACGGTCTCCTCACGGACGCCCGGGAGCACGCCACCCGGGTCGCCCTGGAGGACCGACTCCGTAAGCGGATCGCCGACATGGGCCGCCGGACTTACGAGCTGCCCCGGCTTCCTCACGGCGTTGACGTCGGCGGGCTGTTCGAGCTGGCGCGCGAGTTGAACGACCAGGGGATGGCGTGA
- a CDS encoding ABC transporter ATP-binding protein — MRTTLGTRTVAERQSPVAATGLAIEVRDLRQRYGTFEAVRGISFEVRRGELFALLGTNGAGKTTTLEVLEGFVAASDGQVRVLGHDPYRDRRALRPRLGILLQDGGFLGDLTVAETVDLGRGLVQDTGRRPMDDVLELVGLADKAKTYVRQLSGGQRRRLDLALAVQSCPEVLFLDEPTTGMDPEARRSTWHIIQRLRDAGTTILLTTHYLEEAERLADRLAIMHRGRIHVAGTVEEVVSSAGDRITFRLPANRPELPAFLPDLEGAAPLVTASADDIWVTYALDGGADRTHAALRTLITWADEQGVTLERLGARSGTLEDVFLRVVEEGR; from the coding sequence ATGAGGACAACGCTGGGGACGCGGACCGTCGCCGAGAGGCAGTCACCGGTCGCGGCGACGGGTCTCGCCATCGAGGTGCGCGACCTGCGGCAGCGCTACGGGACCTTCGAGGCGGTTCGCGGGATCTCGTTCGAGGTGCGCCGCGGCGAGCTTTTCGCCCTCCTGGGGACGAATGGCGCGGGCAAGACGACAACGCTGGAGGTACTCGAGGGATTCGTCGCGGCGAGCGACGGCCAGGTGCGGGTTCTGGGCCACGACCCGTACCGGGACCGGCGAGCGCTGCGGCCGCGCCTCGGCATCCTGTTGCAGGACGGCGGTTTCCTCGGGGACCTGACCGTCGCGGAGACCGTCGACCTCGGCCGTGGTTTGGTCCAGGACACCGGACGGCGTCCCATGGACGACGTCCTGGAGCTCGTGGGCCTCGCCGACAAGGCGAAGACCTACGTGCGCCAGCTCTCTGGTGGGCAGCGTCGCCGACTCGATCTCGCGCTCGCCGTGCAATCGTGCCCAGAGGTGCTGTTCCTGGACGAACCGACGACGGGCATGGACCCGGAGGCCCGGAGGTCGACCTGGCACATCATCCAGCGGCTGCGGGACGCGGGCACGACGATCCTGTTGACGACGCACTACCTGGAGGAAGCCGAGCGGCTCGCCGATCGCTTGGCGATCATGCACCGTGGCCGCATCCACGTCGCGGGCACCGTCGAGGAGGTCGTGTCCTCCGCGGGCGACCGGATCACGTTCCGCTTGCCGGCCAACCGTCCGGAGCTGCCGGCGTTCTTGCCGGACCTGGAGGGGGCGGCACCACTCGTCACCGCGTCGGCGGACGACATCTGGGTGACGTACGCCCTCGACGGTGGAGCCGACCGCACGCACGCGGCACTGCGAACCCTGATCACGTGGGCCGACGAGCAGGGCGTGACGCTGGAACGGCTCGGCGCCCGTAGCGGCACGCTCGAAGACGTCTTCCTGCGCGTCGTGGAGGAGGGCCGATGA
- a CDS encoding MBL fold metallo-hydrolase: MNGEPGSWAGGGVGDHALCVLAPNPGPMTLEGTNTWVLGAPGATRVVVVDPGPHDERHLHAVLDAVRARGAEVALALVTHGHEDHVAGARRFAELAGCPVRAADAALCVDDDPLVDGETIDVDGLEVEVLATPGHTADSMSFWLLAEGAILTGDTVLGRGTAVVAYPDGALAPYLDSLRRLRALVEAARGMTLLPGHGPPRSDAVDVLDFYLEHRARRLDQVREALAAGARTPAEIVERVYADVDRRLWPAAERTVRAQLDYLSAVASES, translated from the coding sequence GTGAACGGTGAGCCGGGGAGCTGGGCGGGTGGCGGGGTCGGTGACCACGCGCTCTGCGTCCTCGCGCCGAACCCAGGCCCGATGACGCTGGAGGGGACGAACACGTGGGTGCTCGGGGCGCCGGGGGCCACCCGGGTCGTCGTGGTCGATCCGGGTCCGCACGATGAGCGGCACCTCCACGCCGTCCTCGACGCTGTCCGTGCGCGTGGCGCGGAGGTGGCGCTGGCCTTGGTCACGCACGGGCACGAGGACCACGTGGCCGGTGCGCGACGGTTCGCGGAGCTGGCCGGCTGTCCGGTGCGAGCGGCCGACGCGGCTCTCTGCGTCGACGACGATCCTCTGGTCGACGGGGAGACGATCGACGTCGACGGTCTGGAGGTGGAGGTCCTGGCGACACCGGGTCACACCGCTGACTCGATGTCGTTCTGGCTCCTGGCCGAGGGTGCGATCCTCACCGGGGACACCGTCCTCGGACGCGGGACCGCGGTGGTCGCCTACCCCGACGGCGCTCTCGCGCCCTACCTCGACTCGCTGCGACGCTTGCGCGCGCTCGTCGAGGCCGCTCGGGGGATGACTCTGCTGCCCGGTCACGGCCCACCGCGTTCGGACGCCGTGGACGTGCTCGACTTCTATCTGGAGCATCGCGCGAGACGCCTCGACCAGGTCCGTGAGGCACTGGCCGCCGGCGCCCGAACACCGGCCGAGATCGTCGAACGCGTCTACGCCGACGTCGACCGCCGGTTGTGGCCGGCGGCGGAGCGCACCGTCCGAGCTCAGCTCGACTACCTGTCCGCGGTGGCCTCGGAGAGCTGA
- a CDS encoding WhiB family transcriptional regulator, producing MTWNGDWVRLAACRGTDDPDRLFVQGAAQHEAKTICMGCPVRTECLAEALDGRIEWGVWGGMTERERRAILRRRPTVTSWRRLLEAARREYEKTCAHQNKVSVRAAG from the coding sequence ATGACATGGAATGGCGACTGGGTTCGGCTCGCCGCCTGCCGTGGCACTGACGATCCCGACAGGCTTTTCGTCCAGGGCGCCGCGCAGCACGAGGCCAAGACCATCTGCATGGGGTGCCCGGTTCGCACCGAATGCCTTGCCGAGGCGCTCGACGGACGGATCGAGTGGGGGGTCTGGGGCGGCATGACGGAGCGCGAACGGCGAGCGATCCTGCGCCGCCGTCCCACGGTGACGTCGTGGCGGCGTCTGTTGGAGGCCGCGCGGAGGGAGTACGAGAAGACGTGCGCTCACCAGAACAAGGTGAGCGTTCGCGCAGCCGGCTGA
- a CDS encoding RidA family protein, translating into MSADAGARDPEARLAELGFPLPDVAAPVAEYVPAVRTGDHVYTSGQLPFSDGHLLATGLVGGEVDVEQATACARQCALNALAAVKAEVGSLARVRWVVKVVVYVASAPDFTAQPQVANGASALLGAVFGDAGKHARSAVGVAQLPLGAPVELELIVEVD; encoded by the coding sequence ATGTCAGCGGACGCGGGTGCGCGTGATCCCGAGGCCAGGCTGGCCGAGCTCGGCTTCCCGTTGCCGGACGTCGCCGCGCCGGTGGCGGAGTACGTCCCGGCTGTTCGCACCGGCGACCACGTCTACACCTCGGGGCAGCTGCCGTTCTCCGACGGTCACCTGCTCGCCACCGGCCTGGTGGGCGGGGAGGTCGACGTCGAGCAAGCCACCGCCTGCGCCCGGCAGTGCGCGCTCAACGCCCTCGCGGCCGTGAAGGCGGAGGTGGGCTCCCTCGCCAGGGTGCGCTGGGTGGTCAAGGTGGTGGTCTACGTCGCGAGCGCGCCCGACTTCACCGCGCAGCCGCAGGTGGCGAACGGCGCGTCGGCGCTCCTCGGGGCGGTGTTCGGCGACGCCGGGAAGCACGCCCGAAGCGCGGTCGGTGTGGCCCAGCTGCCGCTGGGTGCCCCGGTCGAGCTCGAGCTGATCGTCGAAGTCGACTGA
- a CDS encoding DUF4177 domain-containing protein: protein MTKWEYATVPLLVHATKQILDTWGEDGWELVQVVPGPNPENLVAYMKREKA from the coding sequence ATGACGAAATGGGAGTACGCGACGGTTCCGTTGCTGGTCCATGCCACGAAGCAGATCCTCGACACCTGGGGCGAGGACGGCTGGGAGCTGGTGCAGGTCGTGCCCGGGCCGAACCCGGAGAACCTCGTGGCCTACATGAAGCGGGAGAAGGCGTGA
- a CDS encoding sensor histidine kinase has translation MAVTSRLPLALPRLRRPRRSGMERLRRVTYWSLAAGVVLAWLGPATWLLARTDSELLARPESEPLALVQLALLGVALPIYTVVYLRAVRLVVLGADRRREIAICGLLALLISVVTAGTSWPSDLIVMRAGQVGMVVASWAGLAALGASRLSAALLCVGTVGVGVLLTPLEYWPGAVVPLTLMCVFATWANRFQLWIWELLKAVERGREAQTRLAVTEERLRFSRDLHDVVGHSLSAIAVKSELAARLATLQPERAEAEMREVRQLAREALREIRAVVRGYRTVDLDSELRSVRAVLNAAEIRTELELPGTRLPDEVSTVIAWLVREGTTNVLRHSTASWCRIAVTIGESGVELEMRNDGVASGRTTSTTRSDHMPEGGNLDEERARGRGSGIAGMTERVTALGGTLSAGPGSRADEYVLRATIPLPHDSLAPRDSLAPHDPTAPRDLTVPHEPDTLRDSEATTDDPAGRAHHEPTLSIPVAAPKAAETTSRDAARVDAPGEPA, from the coding sequence GTGGCTGTGACCTCCCGACTCCCGTTGGCGCTCCCGCGCCTTCGACGACCGCGCCGCTCCGGAATGGAGCGGCTGCGTCGTGTCACCTACTGGTCGCTGGCGGCGGGGGTCGTCCTCGCCTGGCTCGGGCCGGCCACGTGGCTGCTCGCGAGGACGGACAGCGAGCTTCTCGCGAGACCGGAGAGCGAGCCGCTCGCCTTGGTGCAGCTGGCGCTCCTGGGTGTCGCCCTCCCGATCTACACCGTCGTCTACCTGCGCGCGGTCCGTCTCGTCGTGCTCGGCGCCGACCGCCGTCGGGAGATCGCGATCTGCGGGCTCCTCGCCCTCCTCATCTCCGTCGTGACGGCGGGAACGTCCTGGCCGTCCGACCTCATCGTCATGCGGGCGGGGCAGGTCGGCATGGTCGTGGCGTCGTGGGCCGGGCTCGCGGCGCTGGGAGCCTCCCGGCTCAGTGCCGCCCTGCTCTGCGTCGGCACGGTCGGGGTCGGGGTGCTGCTCACTCCGCTCGAGTACTGGCCGGGTGCCGTCGTCCCGCTGACGCTCATGTGCGTCTTCGCCACCTGGGCCAACCGGTTCCAGCTGTGGATCTGGGAGCTCCTCAAGGCGGTCGAACGCGGGCGAGAGGCGCAGACCAGACTGGCGGTCACCGAGGAGCGACTCCGGTTCTCACGCGACCTGCACGACGTCGTGGGTCACAGCCTGTCCGCGATCGCCGTCAAGAGCGAGTTGGCGGCCCGGCTGGCGACGCTCCAACCGGAGCGCGCGGAGGCGGAGATGAGAGAAGTCCGCCAGCTCGCCCGAGAGGCACTGCGCGAGATCCGCGCTGTGGTCCGCGGCTACCGCACCGTCGACTTGGACTCGGAGCTGCGCAGCGTCCGGGCCGTGTTGAACGCGGCGGAGATTCGGACCGAGCTGGAGCTGCCCGGGACCCGCCTGCCCGACGAGGTGAGCACGGTCATCGCCTGGCTGGTCCGCGAGGGCACGACGAACGTCCTCCGGCACAGCACCGCCTCCTGGTGCCGGATCGCGGTGACGATCGGTGAGTCCGGCGTCGAGCTGGAGATGCGCAACGACGGCGTGGCGTCCGGCCGGACCACCAGCACGACGCGGTCCGACCACATGCCCGAAGGCGGGAACCTCGACGAGGAGCGCGCCCGTGGCCGAGGCAGTGGGATCGCCGGCATGACCGAGCGCGTCACCGCCCTCGGTGGAACGCTGAGCGCCGGACCCGGCTCCCGCGCGGACGAGTACGTCCTCCGCGCGACGATTCCCCTCCCCCACGATTCCTTGGCTCCCCGCGACTCCTTGGCTCCGCACGATCCCACGGCGCCCCGCGATCTCACGGTGCCCCACGAACCCGACACCCTCCGCGACTCCGAGGCGACGACCGACGACCCGGCTGGTCGCGCACACCACGAGCCCACGCTGAGCATCCCCGTTGCGGCACCCAAGGCGGCCGAGACGACGAGCCGCGACGCCGCCCGAGTCGACGCACCAGGAGAACCGGCATGA
- a CDS encoding NUDIX hydrolase, with product MDALPSDADVRSVPPALVARARRLAAGQVEPPTPRLAATVVLLRDGPDGLETFLLRRRTSMAFAPGRYVFPGGSVDRRDAEVLTRWAGPSPAEWAVRLGLADDKLARATVCAAVRETFEESGVMLAGPAEGSVVADTTGTEWEEDRRALLGRALSFGELLERRGLVLRSDLLVAWDHWITPEVEERRYDTRFFLAALPAGQRTRDVSSEADRVTWMRPVDALASVRRGEMSMLPPTYQTLASLVAVSDVQSALEAAAARRIVPTMPAVALEGDDARWVLPGEDGYESAIGAASVVPDATDARAEGPAVE from the coding sequence ATGGACGCGCTGCCCTCCGACGCCGACGTCCGGTCGGTGCCGCCCGCCCTGGTCGCGCGTGCCCGGCGACTCGCGGCGGGACAGGTGGAACCGCCGACGCCACGGCTCGCCGCGACCGTCGTCCTCCTCCGTGACGGGCCGGACGGTCTGGAGACCTTCCTGCTGCGACGGCGCACGTCGATGGCGTTCGCGCCCGGCAGGTACGTCTTCCCCGGCGGCAGTGTCGACCGGCGGGATGCGGAGGTGCTCACCCGCTGGGCGGGACCGTCGCCGGCGGAGTGGGCGGTCCGGCTGGGGCTTGCGGACGACAAGCTCGCGCGGGCGACGGTCTGCGCGGCGGTCCGGGAGACCTTCGAGGAGTCCGGCGTCATGCTCGCCGGCCCGGCCGAGGGCTCGGTGGTCGCCGACACGACGGGAACCGAGTGGGAGGAGGACCGCCGGGCGCTGCTCGGTCGCGCCCTGTCGTTCGGGGAGCTCCTCGAACGACGCGGGCTCGTGCTGCGCTCCGACCTCTTGGTGGCGTGGGACCACTGGATCACGCCCGAGGTCGAGGAACGGCGGTACGACACCCGGTTCTTCCTCGCGGCGTTGCCGGCTGGGCAACGCACCAGGGACGTCTCCAGCGAGGCCGACCGCGTGACCTGGATGCGGCCCGTCGATGCCTTGGCTTCGGTGCGGCGGGGCGAGATGAGCATGCTGCCGCCGACGTACCAGACACTGGCGAGTCTGGTCGCGGTCAGCGACGTCCAGTCGGCGTTGGAGGCCGCCGCGGCGCGGCGGATCGTGCCGACCATGCCAGCGGTGGCGTTGGAGGGTGACGACGCCCGGTGGGTGCTGCCGGGAGAGGACGGGTACGAGTCGGCGATCGGCGCGGCCTCCGTCGTGCCGGACGCCACGGACGCGCGGGCCGAGGGGCCTGCTGTGGAGTGA
- a CDS encoding Crp/Fnr family transcriptional regulator, with the protein MSDVLLQAPLFANLDETAASALRAAMVEVKLRRGEVLFREGDAGDRLYVVIDGKVKMGRTSSDGRENLLAVLGPGQMFGELSLFDPGPRASTVTAVTDTTLLALGQDELMNWLTGRPEVARGLLHQLASRLRTLNDQVADLVFSDVPGRVAKALLDLARRFGKQTDGCIHVHHDLTQEELAQLVGASRETVNKALADFAHRGWIRLEQRAVVILDADRLRHRAR; encoded by the coding sequence GTGAGCGACGTCCTGCTGCAGGCACCGCTGTTCGCCAACCTCGACGAGACCGCCGCCTCGGCGCTACGGGCGGCCATGGTCGAGGTCAAACTGCGGCGTGGTGAGGTGCTGTTCCGCGAGGGAGACGCCGGCGACCGCCTCTACGTCGTCATCGACGGCAAGGTCAAGATGGGGCGCACCTCCTCGGACGGACGCGAGAACCTACTCGCTGTGCTCGGCCCGGGGCAGATGTTCGGCGAACTGTCCCTGTTCGACCCGGGTCCTCGTGCCTCCACCGTCACCGCCGTCACCGACACCACGTTGCTCGCGCTCGGCCAGGACGAGTTGATGAACTGGCTCACCGGCCGTCCTGAGGTGGCGCGCGGACTCCTGCACCAGTTGGCGTCGCGGCTTCGCACGCTCAACGACCAGGTCGCGGACCTGGTGTTCTCTGACGTTCCAGGCCGGGTCGCCAAGGCGCTGCTCGACCTCGCCCGGCGGTTCGGGAAGCAGACCGACGGCTGCATCCACGTGCATCACGATCTCACCCAGGAGGAGCTCGCCCAGTTGGTCGGCGCCTCCCGGGAGACTGTCAACAAGGCGTTGGCGGACTTCGCGCACCGCGGATGGATCCGCCTGGAGCAGCGTGCGGTCGTCATCCTCGACGCCGACCGTCTCCGCCATCGCGCTCGCTGA
- a CDS encoding ArsA family ATPase, whose amino-acid sequence MSESTFGHLGDGIPGLRTLSVDALLDDPAVQIIVCCGSGGVGKTTTAAAIGVRAAERGRRVAVLTIDPARRLAQAMGLAELDSTPRRVEGIDATKGGYLDAMMLDMKRTFDEVVLAHTTPEQARQILENPFYIALSSSFAGTQEYMAMEKLGQLHTEAVRTGSHDLIVVDTPPSRSALDFLDAPKRLSSFLDSRLLRLLSTPARGPIRLFSVGMGMATSVLTKVIGAQVLRDVQTFVAALDSTFGGFRARAERTYRLLQERRTSFLVVAAPEPDALREASYFVERLRDDEMPLAGLVLNRMTAPSAAHLSAERSLSAAEALSEAGAYPAVAGVLRLHGERMLAAARERLMAERFGAAHPGVAVAGVPALPSDVHDLEGLREIGRHLGDE is encoded by the coding sequence GTGAGCGAGTCGACCTTTGGACACCTCGGGGACGGGATCCCCGGCCTCCGCACGCTCAGCGTCGACGCTCTGCTGGATGACCCGGCGGTGCAGATCATCGTCTGCTGCGGCTCGGGTGGTGTCGGCAAGACCACCACGGCGGCGGCCATCGGGGTCCGCGCCGCCGAGCGCGGCCGGCGCGTGGCCGTCCTGACCATCGACCCGGCCCGCAGGCTGGCGCAGGCCATGGGCCTCGCCGAGCTCGACAGCACGCCACGTCGCGTCGAAGGGATCGACGCCACGAAGGGCGGCTACCTCGACGCGATGATGCTCGACATGAAGCGCACGTTCGACGAGGTGGTGCTCGCCCACACCACCCCCGAGCAGGCGCGCCAGATCCTCGAGAACCCCTTCTACATCGCGTTGTCGTCGTCGTTCGCCGGGACGCAGGAGTACATGGCCATGGAGAAGCTCGGCCAGCTCCACACGGAGGCGGTCCGCACCGGCAGCCACGACCTCATCGTCGTCGACACCCCGCCGTCACGCTCGGCGCTGGACTTCCTCGACGCGCCCAAGCGGCTGTCGTCGTTCCTGGACAGCCGCCTGCTGCGGCTCCTCAGCACCCCGGCCCGAGGACCGATCAGGCTCTTCTCGGTCGGCATGGGGATGGCGACGAGCGTCCTGACGAAGGTGATCGGCGCGCAGGTGCTGCGGGACGTCCAGACGTTCGTCGCGGCGCTCGACAGCACGTTCGGCGGGTTCCGTGCCCGCGCCGAACGGACGTATCGACTCCTGCAGGAGCGCCGGACGTCGTTCCTGGTCGTCGCGGCTCCCGAGCCCGACGCGCTGCGCGAGGCGTCCTACTTCGTCGAGCGCCTCCGCGACGACGAGATGCCACTCGCCGGCTTGGTCTTGAACCGGATGACGGCGCCGTCGGCCGCCCACCTGTCCGCCGAGCGCAGCCTGTCCGCGGCGGAGGCGCTCAGCGAGGCCGGCGCCTATCCAGCGGTCGCCGGGGTGCTTCGCCTCCACGGCGAGCGCATGCTGGCCGCCGCGAGAGAACGCCTCATGGCCGAGCGGTTTGGCGCCGCGCACCCGGGCGTCGCGGTCGCCGGCGTCCCGGCCCTGCCCTCCGACGTGCACGACCTCGAAGGCTTGCGTGAGATCGGCCGGCATCTCGGGGACGAGTGA
- a CDS encoding ABC transporter permease, translated as MRTDLRHTLRLARVDLKLLGRNHAALFNVVLLPLVFGVMITQLGHADQVFVLTGVPGILLAFVVFANLVNAFVVRREERVLKRLRGWQPSAAAIFGGAGLAAFVIYAVQLALFGVGIHRAGGGLPANVPLIVVASLLGVAVFTALAAAFSGPHRNAELAQITVTPVILVLTFATPIVYPLEALPEPLRLLAALLPATPVVEIVRTAYTGRDYIGVSGGELSMVDQWVAALPSFGVLLAWLVVGGLLARWLFRWDPRHG; from the coding sequence ATGAGGACCGACCTGCGACACACCCTCCGACTCGCTCGCGTCGACCTGAAGCTGCTCGGACGCAACCACGCGGCGTTGTTCAACGTCGTGCTGCTGCCGCTGGTGTTCGGCGTGATGATCACTCAACTCGGCCACGCCGACCAGGTCTTCGTCCTGACCGGTGTGCCGGGCATTCTCTTGGCCTTCGTCGTCTTCGCGAACCTGGTCAACGCGTTCGTGGTGCGCCGCGAGGAACGTGTGCTGAAGCGGCTGCGCGGCTGGCAGCCTTCGGCGGCTGCGATCTTCGGCGGCGCCGGGCTGGCCGCGTTCGTCATCTACGCCGTGCAGTTGGCGCTGTTCGGCGTCGGGATTCACCGAGCTGGTGGCGGGCTGCCCGCCAATGTCCCGCTCATCGTGGTGGCCAGCCTGCTCGGCGTGGCCGTCTTCACCGCGCTGGCTGCCGCGTTCTCCGGGCCGCACCGCAACGCCGAGCTCGCCCAGATCACGGTGACGCCGGTGATCCTCGTGCTCACGTTCGCGACGCCGATCGTCTACCCGCTCGAGGCGCTGCCGGAGCCGCTCCGACTGCTGGCCGCGCTGCTGCCCGCCACACCGGTGGTCGAAATCGTGCGAACCGCCTACACCGGCCGGGATTACATCGGCGTCTCCGGCGGGGAGCTCAGCATGGTCGACCAGTGGGTGGCCGCTCTGCCCTCCTTCGGCGTGCTGCTCGCCTGGCTGGTGGTCGGCGGGTTGCTCGCTCGCTGGCTGTTCCGGTGGGATCCGCGCCATGGTTAG
- the nth gene encoding endonuclease III: MNRILAETYPDAHCELDFENPYQLLIATILSAQTTDKRVNMVTPRLFGTYPEPADLAAADPSDVESIIASTGFFRAKTKAIIGVAKALCERFDGKVPNRMEDLVTLPGVGRKTANVVLGNAFDTPGITVDTHVQRLSRRLGLSTNTDPDKIEADLAALFPKSEWTMLSHRLIWHGRRRCHARKPACGVCPVAALCPSYGEGPTDPAVASKLLRSASTA, translated from the coding sequence ATCAACCGCATCCTCGCGGAGACGTATCCCGACGCACACTGCGAGCTCGACTTCGAGAATCCATATCAGCTGCTCATCGCGACGATCCTGTCGGCCCAGACCACCGACAAACGCGTCAACATGGTGACGCCTCGACTCTTCGGTACGTATCCGGAGCCGGCGGATCTCGCGGCGGCCGATCCGAGCGACGTCGAGTCGATCATCGCCTCGACCGGCTTCTTCCGTGCGAAGACCAAGGCGATCATCGGGGTGGCCAAGGCGCTGTGTGAGCGGTTCGACGGCAAGGTGCCGAATCGCATGGAGGACCTCGTCACGCTCCCCGGGGTCGGCCGCAAGACGGCGAACGTCGTTCTCGGCAACGCCTTCGACACTCCTGGTATCACCGTCGACACGCACGTCCAACGGCTGTCCCGGCGGCTGGGGCTGTCCACCAACACCGACCCCGACAAGATCGAGGCCGATCTGGCCGCGCTCTTCCCCAAGAGCGAGTGGACCATGCTGTCCCATCGGCTGATCTGGCACGGTCGGCGTCGCTGTCACGCCCGTAAACCCGCCTGCGGTGTGTGCCCGGTGGCTGCGCTCTGTCCCTCCTACGGCGAGGGTCCGACAGACCCGGCCGTGGCGAGCAAGCTCTTGCGGAGCGCGTCGACCGCGTGA